TGGCTTCAGCATCATGAAACACGCGCGTTCCACTTTGTGAATCAACGTATCCAACACTTCTTTCTTGATCATTTCTTTTCAAAAATAACACATCTTGGCGGAGCCACAGCTACAATTGTTATCTCCTTGTGTTGTGCCTTGTTCGGTCATGGCGCCCTACGAGTTGCAGGACTTCAGGCTTTAATCGCTTTAACGGTCAGCCATATTCCGGTCGCTATCATTAAGAAGAAATATCCGCGACTGCGTCCTTATCTCGTTCATCCCCAAACCATTATAGGTAAAAATCCACTGACGGATCATTCCTTTCCTTCCGGCCATACAACAGCTATTTTTTCCATTATCTTTCCTTTTGTCGCAGCTATGCCGGCACTTGGTCTTGTCCTTATTCCGCTCGCACTTACCGTCAGCCTTTCCCGTATTTATCTTGGGCTGCATTATCCTTCAGATTGTATCGTTGGCTGTTTAATCGGCTCGACAGCTTCGCTAGTGACTGTAGCCATGTGGGGGTAACCAATTATGACGACGCTGCACACTAAAAAAAGAGTGCTCATCCTCTCGGAAGGATTCGGAGCCGGCCATACGCAAGCGGCCTACGCGCTCGCCGTCAGCCTGGAGAAGCGTTGCCCAACAATCGAGACGCTTGTACTGGAGTTGGGCTCCTTCCTTCATCCGACCCTTGCTCCTTGGGTTTTTCAGGCTTACAAAAAAACGCTGACAACAAGCCCCAAACTTTATGGACGATTGTACCGTTCACAGTACAAGAAATCTTTGAACCGTTTGACCCAATTGGCCTTGCACCGCATCTTCTATGCACAGACCGCAGCCATCATCCAAGATTGGTCGCCGCAAGCCATTGTGTGTACGCATCCTTTTCCCAGTGTGGTCGTATCCCGCTTAAAAAGGGCTGGCCTCGAAATTCCGTTATGCACGGTTATTACCGATTACGATGTGCATGGCACTTGGGTAAGTCGTGAAGTCAATAAATATATGGTGTCAACAGCCTGTGTCAAAAGTAAACTTCTTGGCCGTGGCATTGCTGACACACAAGTCGAAATTACGGGAATTCCCGTGCATCCGAGCTTCCGGGAAGCGCACGATAAAGCGAATATTCGACAGCAATTTCAATTAGCTGCCATGCCGACAGTGTTGGTCATGGGCGGCGGCTGGGGCCTCATCGGCGGAGATTCGCTTAGCGAGCATTTGGTCGCTTGGAGAGACCGTATTCAATTCATATTTTGTCTGGGCAACAATCAAAAAGCATTGGCCAAACTAGCTATGGATACACGCTATCAGCATCCAAACATCCATTTGCTCGGCTTCACGCAGGAGATTGACAAGTTGATGGAAGTTTCCGATTTGCTTGTGACGAAGCCCGGAGGCATGACCTGTTCGGAGGGCCTAGCCAAATCGATTCCAATGCTCTTCTACGATCCGATCCCTGGACAAGAGGAAGAGAATGTGCATTATTTTACCCAGCAAGGATTGGGTGAACGCATCCGATCGGCCGCTACCATTGCCAGTTGGCTGACGATGTTGGCTAGCCGCTATACCGATGTGGAAGCGAAGCGCATCTCTAATTTCCATCGAAGAATGAAAGAGCCTCACATTGATTGTTCCGACGTCATCCTGCAGGTAATGGGCTAACCGCAAATGAATAAATGAAAAAAGCCATCCTCCTGCAGCGCATGCTTCAGTGGGATAGCTTTATTTGAGTTAAAACACGATCAAACAGAAACCTACTCGGCTGCTGGTTTGCTAAGCTGATCTAGATGGGCAGCAAGCGCATCTTGACCAATCACTACTTCACAACGGTGAATGTTCATGCCTTGTCCGGCGAATTTCGTTTCATATTCCGTCATCACATGATCAGGATGAATGCCATCCACATGCAAGTTCAGCGAAATATTACGCATTCTCAGCCCCATATCCGCAAAAGAATTCAGCGAGAATTCAAACAAAGATTGCGAATCGGTTTTCAAATGAATCTCGCCATTCGCATTCAGAATTTGCTTATATTTCTCAACAAAGCCTGGATGCGTCAAGCGTCTGCGCGCATGCTTTTTCTTAGGCCACGGATCACTGAAATTTAAATAGACCCGTTCCAGCTCCCCCTCAGCAAAAGCTTCTTCAATATGCTCAATATTAAACAGCATCAACTTCAAATTCGGAATATTGAAGCCGGACTCCGACTCTTCCTCTGATTGAATCTCATGAGCAACCTTAGCTTTCTCACTTGCTTTGCGAATAAGCTCGTCATACATATCGACACCAATGAAATTAATGTGTGGGTACTTTCTGCTCATTTCACTAATGAAGCGACCTTTGCCCATGCCAAGCTCTGCATGAATCGGATTGTTGTTTCCGAATAATTCCGCCCATTTCCCCTTGTGGTCTTTGGCGTTCAGAACAACGAGTTCTTTCTGACGTTCTATATCTTCCCGAATTCCTTTTCTTCCCCGTAAACGCATTTACAATTTGCCTCCTACACGTACATGCTATCGAATACAAATCATAGACCATTCTAGGGAAAAAATCAAAGGGAATTACACATCCAACAAGTGATAGGCAATCGTATTCGACGATGATTTGAAAAGCTTTTGATCCAACGAACGCTTGACTTTGCGTCTGGCTTCTTTGGATATTTGCGGATCTGCGGGAAATTTCAGACCAGCGCTAAGTGCCTGCGCTTCTTTAACTGTAAGCTCAACAGAAACTGTATCTGCCGATAGAGTCGAACCAAGTATCATGCCATTACCTTCTTTCTTTATAAAGATTGTTACCCTTAGTTTTAGTCTAGCTGGAGGTCTTTATGATTAACAGAATGTTCCAGTTGGCGATGCGAGCTGAGACGGGGACTGGTTTTAGTACATGGCAAGGGTGCAAGTGCGTGTGATGTGGGCGGTGTGGTGGGACGGTGCGCGGTGTGGGTGCGCGGGTGCGCGGTGCGGGGGCGGTAGGAGGCAAGGTGATTGGGGGAGCAGCGGCACTTAACGAACTGGAATGTCCTTATAAGCGCTAAAATGACGCCTTTGTAAAATTAACAAACTGCAGGCACTTTATGGAGCAGAATTTGAGCGGAAATCCGATGTTTTCCTTGCAATAACGCATCTGGAATTCGCTATAATTTCAAATCCAGCCATTTTGATGGAATAAGAACTATGGGGTTCCTAAGATGCCTTCGAGCAAATAAGCACGTTTAGCTGCCTAATTTACGCCACGTAAAAGAAAAGAGGGCTTCCCCAAACATCCCCAAAAGGTCTGTCGACCTTTGAGAACGTAGCTGGCGGCACTTAACGAACTGGAATGTCCTTATAAGCGCTAAAATGACGAATTTGTAAAATTAACGAACTGCAGGCACTTTATGGAGCAGAATTTGAGCGGAAATCCAATGTTTTCCTTGCAATAACGCATCTGGAATTCGCTATAATTTCAAATCCAGCCATTTTGATGAAATAAGAATTATGGGGTTCCTAAGATGTCTTCGAGCAAATAAGCACGTTTAGCAGCCTTATTTACACAACGTAAAGAAAAGAGGGCTTTCCCAAACATCCCCAAAAGGTCTGTCTGACCTTTGAGAACGTAGCTGGCGGCACTTAACGAACTGGAATGTCCTTATAAGCGCTAAAATGGCGACTTTGTAAAATTAACGAACTGCAGGCACTTTATGGAGCAGAATTTGAGCGGAATTTCGAAGTTTTCCTTGCAATAACGCATCTGGAATTCGCTATAATTTCAAATCCAGCCATTTTGATGAAATAAGAATTATGGGGTTCCTAAGATGCCTTCGAGCAAATAAGCACGTTTAGCTGCCTAATTACGCCACGTAAAAGAAAAGAAGGCTTCCCCAAACATCCCCAAAAGGTCTATCGACCTTTGAGAACGTAGCTGGCGGCACTTAACGAACTGGAATGTCCTTATAAGCGCTAAAATGGCGACTTTGTAAAATTAACAAACTACAGGCACTTTATGGAGCAGAATTTGAGCAGAATTCCGATGTTTTCCTTGCAATAATAACGCATCTGGAATTCGCTATAATTTCAAATCCAGCCATTTTGATGAAATAAGAATTATGGGGTTCCTAAGATGCCTTCGAGCAAATAAGCACGTTTAGCTGCCTTATTTACACCACGTAAAGAAAAGAGAGCTTTCCCAAACATCCCCAAAAAGTCTGTCGACCTTTGAGAACGTAGCTGGCGGCAATTAACGAACTGGAATGTCCTTATAGACGCTAAAATGGCGACTTTGTGAAATTAACGAACTGCAGGCACTTTATGGAGCAGAATTTGAGCGGAATTTCGATGTTTCCCTTGCAATAACGCATCTGGAATTCACTATAATTTCAAATCCAGCCATTTTGAAGAAATAAGAATTATGGGGTTCCTAAGATGTAGGCTTGCTTAAAAGAAAAGAGGGCTTCCCAAAAGGTCTATCGACCTTTGAGAACAGCCCTCAACACAGCTAATGTTATTTGTAGCTCTCGTCTCTACGTTTGTTATTGCTCCGTAGGCCCGCTAACCCAAGTAGTCCTACTAATCCAAGCCAGCCCCAATTCATACTACTCTTGGTTTCTGTTGGCGTAGTAGCGTATGTCCGATAAGATGATGTGTCATAATTGCCGCTATTGGTACCTCTCGTCGTGCTCGTTCCATGAAGCTTCGTGCTCATACGGTCCATCATGTTATGACTGTATCCATTAATTTGTCCTAAAACACCCGTTCCTGTTCCATTATTGGAGTACGTGCTGGTTCCCGTTCCATTGTTAGAATAGGAACTCGTTCCCGTGGCGTTGTAAGCACCTGGACTCGTACTTGTTCCTGTCCCATAGGTGTTTGTTGTGCCATTCATCGTATTCCCTGAATAGGAATTAGTTGTCCCCGTTCCTGTGTTCAATCCTGTAATTCCAGTACCTGTTCCGACCGTAGCATCATAATTGCTGCCTGTATATCCCGATGTTGTCGTAGTCCCCGTTCCCGTTACTCCCGAATTCCCCATATCCGTGTTCATCGTAGTCGTTGCACTCGTATTGGCATGAGCACCCACAGCCCCAAAACTCAATGCAGTCGTTAGTGCTAACGTCAAAGTAATGGTCTGAAGCTTTTTCATCCTGTCCATTTCCCCTCTCGACATGTAATGGTGGTGCAAAGTTATCATGCTCCTTAGACGCCACTTTTAACGGGGAACTTGTTGGAAAGGCAGGGGTCGCTTTCATCGTTTTTTTTCGCTACAATAAGATGGAAAGAAAGGAGCAATAACTCATGTCGACCATCCTTCAGGAGTCGCCTCAATTATGGGGGGACAAACGTTTCCATACATGGAATTATGAAATGCGCGAGGCTTTTGGCGGAAAAGTATTTAAAGTTATGCTGGATGCCGGTTTTACTTGTCCCAATCGTGATGGCAGCATTGCCACCGGAGGCTGTACATTTTGCAGCGCGCGGGGTTCAGGAGACTTTGCGGGGAGCCGCCGCGATGATTTGGTTACCCAATTCAACAAAATCAGGGATCTGCAGCACCAAAAATGGCCGGAAGCGAGCTATATTGGCTATTTTCAGGCTTACACTAACACCTATGCACCTGTGGAGGAATTGCGCGAGTATTATGAAACGATTCTCCAACAGCCAGGTGTCGTTGGCTTATCCATCGCTACCAGACCCGATTGCTTGCCCGACGATGTGATTGAATATTTGGCTGAACTTAATGAACGTACGTATTTGTGGGTGGAAATGGGCTTGCAGACCGTACATGAATCTACTTCTCAACTCATTAATCGAGCGCATGACACGCAGTGCTATCTGGATGCGGTTGCCAAGCTTCGCAAGCATAACATTCGCACCTGTGCGCACATTATTTATGGATTGCCAGGCGAAACACACGAGATGATGCTAGACACCGGACGGGCCGTCGCACAAATGGATGTGCAGGGCATCAAGATTCACTTGCTCCACTTAATGCGCAAAACACCGATGGTTAAACAGTATGAAGCCGGCTTGCTGCAATTCCTCGAAAAAGATGAATATGTGAAGCTAATCGTAGATACACTCGAGTTCCTCCCACCGGAAATGATTGTTCATCGCTTAACTGGTGACGCGCCTAGAGACTTATTGATCGGGCCAATGTGGAGCCTCAAGAAATGGGAAGTATTGAATGCGTTTGATCATATGTTGAAGGAACGCAATACATGGCAAGGCAAGCTTTGGACTGGGAAAAAGTGATGATACTAAGTGAAGATATAAAACCAAAATGACATTTGCTCCGTTTCCTTTAGTAGTGAGAATGAAAAAGGAGATGGATGCGATGAAATTGTGGATTTGGACATCTGTGTTGAGTTTGATGATCGTTGGTTCGGGGTGTGCGAAGGAATCGGCTTCGAACGTGGTACCGACGGCAGCGGCTACTGCCACCGCTAGTGATAGTGCGGCACCGACGGCGAGTGCGGGGCCGACAACGGCGCCAGCGGCAATTGCGACGCCGGCTGCTACGGCGACGCCGCGGCCTAGCGTCGCGCCGGTGCCAAGTGCTGCGGCAGCGACCGCAGCACCAGTGGCGACGGCTACGCCGAAGCCGTCGCCCACACCAGCGCCTGCGCCTGCCAGCGCGGCGCCTACACCATCCGCCAAGCCGCAGGCGGACGAAGGAGCGACCAGCACCGCTGCCAAAGCGCAGGTGCTGTACAAGGACAACTGCATGGCCTGCCACGGGGCAGGGCTTGCTGGCGACTTTGGGCCGAACCTGACGAAAGTCGGTTCGCACAAAACCAAGGATGAAATCGCTGCGCAGATTCTCAAAGGCAAAGGCGATATGCCGCCATTCGAAAGCGCATTGAAATCCGATGAAATCGAGGCGCTAGCCACTTGGCTGGCCGCCAAAAAATAGCATGGAGGCTTATCTAGCATGGGTTTTGTTTCTGTTTTAGGCTTTGCTCATCAACTCATCGGGCAGCGTGCCCAGTCGGGCGATACCGTGATTGACGCGACCCTTGGCAATGGCGTCGATGCCTTGTTCTTGGCAAAGCTGGTGGGCAGCCGCGGCAG
Above is a genomic segment from Paenibacillus sp. HWE-109 containing:
- a CDS encoding phosphatase PAP2 family protein; amino-acid sequence: MSRVVNWLQHHETRAFHFVNQRIQHFFLDHFFSKITHLGGATATIVISLCCALFGHGALRVAGLQALIALTVSHIPVAIIKKKYPRLRPYLVHPQTIIGKNPLTDHSFPSGHTTAIFSIIFPFVAAMPALGLVLIPLALTVSLSRIYLGLHYPSDCIVGCLIGSTASLVTVAMWG
- a CDS encoding MGDG synthase family glycosyltransferase, producing MTTLHTKKRVLILSEGFGAGHTQAAYALAVSLEKRCPTIETLVLELGSFLHPTLAPWVFQAYKKTLTTSPKLYGRLYRSQYKKSLNRLTQLALHRIFYAQTAAIIQDWSPQAIVCTHPFPSVVVSRLKRAGLEIPLCTVITDYDVHGTWVSREVNKYMVSTACVKSKLLGRGIADTQVEITGIPVHPSFREAHDKANIRQQFQLAAMPTVLVMGGGWGLIGGDSLSEHLVAWRDRIQFIFCLGNNQKALAKLAMDTRYQHPNIHLLGFTQEIDKLMEVSDLLVTKPGGMTCSEGLAKSIPMLFYDPIPGQEEENVHYFTQQGLGERIRSAATIASWLTMLASRYTDVEAKRISNFHRRMKEPHIDCSDVILQVMG
- the trmB gene encoding tRNA (guanosine(46)-N7)-methyltransferase TrmB, translating into MRLRGRKGIREDIERQKELVVLNAKDHKGKWAELFGNNNPIHAELGMGKGRFISEMSRKYPHINFIGVDMYDELIRKASEKAKVAHEIQSEEESESGFNIPNLKLMLFNIEHIEEAFAEGELERVYLNFSDPWPKKKHARRRLTHPGFVEKYKQILNANGEIHLKTDSQSLFEFSLNSFADMGLRMRNISLNLHVDGIHPDHVMTEYETKFAGQGMNIHRCEVVIGQDALAAHLDQLSKPAAE
- a CDS encoding WGxxGxxG family protein, translating into MKKLQTITLTLALTTALSFGAVGAHANTSATTTMNTDMGNSGVTGTGTTTTSGYTGSNYDATVGTGTGITGLNTGTGTTNSYSGNTMNGTTNTYGTGTSTSPGAYNATGTSSYSNNGTGTSTYSNNGTGTGVLGQINGYSHNMMDRMSTKLHGTSTTRGTNSGNYDTSSYRTYATTPTETKSSMNWGWLGLVGLLGLAGLRSNNKRRDESYK
- a CDS encoding TIGR01212 family radical SAM protein (This family includes YhcC from E. coli K-12, an uncharacterized radical SAM protein.), whose protein sequence is MSTILQESPQLWGDKRFHTWNYEMREAFGGKVFKVMLDAGFTCPNRDGSIATGGCTFCSARGSGDFAGSRRDDLVTQFNKIRDLQHQKWPEASYIGYFQAYTNTYAPVEELREYYETILQQPGVVGLSIATRPDCLPDDVIEYLAELNERTYLWVEMGLQTVHESTSQLINRAHDTQCYLDAVAKLRKHNIRTCAHIIYGLPGETHEMMLDTGRAVAQMDVQGIKIHLLHLMRKTPMVKQYEAGLLQFLEKDEYVKLIVDTLEFLPPEMIVHRLTGDAPRDLLIGPMWSLKKWEVLNAFDHMLKERNTWQGKLWTGKK
- a CDS encoding c-type cytochrome — encoded protein: MKLWIWTSVLSLMIVGSGCAKESASNVVPTAAATATASDSAAPTASAGPTTAPAAIATPAATATPRPSVAPVPSAAAATAAPVATATPKPSPTPAPAPASAAPTPSAKPQADEGATSTAAKAQVLYKDNCMACHGAGLAGDFGPNLTKVGSHKTKDEIAAQILKGKGDMPPFESALKSDEIEALATWLAAKK